One Romboutsia sp. 13368 genomic window carries:
- the rimI gene encoding ribosomal protein S18-alanine N-acetyltransferase: MENNIVIEQMTSKDIDGVYEVEKNCFEHHWSKDSFKKELNNDVARYLVAKIDDKVVGYVGIWFVMDEGHITNVAVHSDYRGKKIGDKLVQALVELCKNNNIISMTLEVRVSNTVAQNLYKKYGFKLAGIRKEYYSDNKEDAMIMWNDIKVV; this comes from the coding sequence ATGGAAAATAACATAGTAATAGAACAAATGACGTCTAAGGATATAGATGGGGTATATGAAGTAGAAAAGAACTGCTTTGAACATCACTGGTCTAAGGATTCATTCAAGAAAGAATTAAATAATGATGTTGCAAGATATCTAGTAGCTAAGATAGATGATAAAGTTGTTGGATACGTTGGAATATGGTTCGTGATGGATGAAGGTCATATAACGAATGTAGCAGTTCATAGTGACTATAGAGGAAAAAAAATCGGAGATAAATTAGTACAAGCTTTAGTAGAGCTTTGCAAAAACAATAATATAATATCAATGACTTTAGAAGTTAGAGTTTCTAATACAGTAGCACAAAATCTTTATAAGAAATATGGATTTAAGTTAGCTGGAATTAGAAAAGAATATTATAGTGACAACAAAGAAGATGCCATGATAATGTGGAACGATATAAAGGTGGTGTAA
- a CDS encoding ABC-F family ATP-binding cassette domain-containing protein, producing MIVLSCNNLNKSFGIDSILENVSFTVNEYDKIGIIGINGTGKTTLFKIISGIYGYDSGDIYTSKDCEIGYLEQNTNFHSENTILEEVLEVFKDLIEMEKYIRNLEHKIAEESANTNSTTLEKLMNEYSHKLELFADKNGYGYKSEAKGVLKGLGFSDEDMDKPISILSGGEKTRVLLGKLLLKKPTLLLLDEPTNHLDSEAIEWLEVFLKQYKGTVILISHDRYFLDQVVNRVFEIHNKKLKTYNGNYSDFIKASAIEKELEQKKFENQQKDLKKQEESIERLKAFGREKHLKRARSKEKALAKVDVLDKPEAYRKRARIKFNPTVTSGNDVLQIRDVSMGYGERILFKDLNLDIYRGEKVALIGANGIGKSTLFKIIMKEIIPLSGEIKFGTNVNVSYFHQEQKTLNLDNTIIDEIWEDNKQLTQTTLRSMLGAFLFEGEEVFKMISTLSGGERARVAILKLILSNANLLLLDEPTNHLDIDSKEVLEEALSGYTGTIFTISHDRYFLNTVVDKVLVLDENGITEYLGNYDYYIEKKKQVQEMSTIEEVEEKTKTQLKEEKRKEREQREAEKKNRVKRQNIEKEIEETESKIEEMDVLLCQEEVYSNPEKSREVSQQKSNLEEKLANLYDEWETLM from the coding sequence ATGATTGTTTTGTCATGTAATAACTTAAATAAAAGTTTCGGAATAGATTCTATATTAGAAAACGTAAGTTTTACGGTAAATGAATACGATAAAATCGGTATAATAGGAATTAATGGTACGGGAAAAACTACTTTATTCAAAATAATTTCAGGAATATATGGTTATGATAGCGGAGATATATATACATCTAAAGATTGTGAAATCGGATATTTAGAACAAAATACTAACTTCCACTCTGAAAATACAATACTTGAAGAAGTTTTGGAAGTATTCAAAGATTTAATAGAAATGGAAAAATATATAAGAAATCTAGAACATAAAATAGCTGAGGAAAGTGCAAATACTAACTCTACTACTCTAGAAAAACTTATGAATGAATACTCTCATAAACTAGAATTATTTGCTGATAAAAATGGATACGGATATAAGTCTGAAGCAAAAGGTGTATTAAAAGGATTAGGCTTTAGCGATGAAGATATGGATAAACCTATTAGCATACTTTCTGGAGGAGAAAAAACTAGAGTTTTATTAGGTAAGTTACTTCTAAAAAAACCTACTTTACTTTTATTAGATGAACCTACTAACCATCTTGATTCGGAAGCTATAGAATGGCTAGAAGTATTCTTAAAGCAATATAAAGGTACTGTAATTTTAATATCACATGATAGATATTTCTTAGATCAAGTTGTAAATAGAGTCTTCGAAATTCATAATAAAAAGTTAAAAACTTACAACGGAAACTATTCTGATTTCATTAAAGCTTCTGCAATAGAAAAAGAATTAGAACAAAAGAAATTTGAGAACCAACAAAAAGATTTAAAAAAGCAAGAAGAATCAATAGAAAGGCTTAAGGCATTTGGAAGAGAAAAACATTTAAAAAGAGCTAGAAGTAAAGAAAAGGCACTTGCTAAAGTTGATGTATTAGATAAACCTGAAGCTTATAGAAAAAGAGCTAGAATAAAATTCAATCCTACTGTTACTAGCGGAAATGACGTACTACAAATAAGAGATGTATCTATGGGATATGGCGAGAGAATTTTATTTAAAGACCTTAATTTAGATATATACAGAGGTGAAAAAGTAGCTCTTATAGGTGCTAATGGTATTGGAAAATCGACATTATTTAAAATAATAATGAAAGAAATTATTCCTCTATCTGGAGAAATCAAATTTGGTACAAATGTAAATGTTTCTTACTTCCATCAGGAGCAAAAAACTTTAAATCTTGATAACACTATAATAGATGAAATTTGGGAAGATAATAAGCAATTAACTCAAACTACTCTAAGAAGTATGTTAGGTGCATTTTTATTTGAAGGTGAAGAAGTATTTAAAATGATATCAACTTTAAGCGGAGGAGAAAGAGCTAGGGTGGCAATTCTTAAGCTTATATTATCAAATGCAAACTTACTACTTTTAGATGAGCCTACTAACCACTTAGACATTGATTCTAAGGAAGTTCTAGAAGAAGCTTTATCTGGTTATACTGGAACTATTTTTACTATTTCTCATGATAGATACTTCTTAAATACTGTTGTTGATAAAGTTTTAGTTTTAGATGAAAATGGAATTACTGAGTATCTTGGAAACTATGATTACTATATAGAAAAGAAAAAACAAGTTCAAGAAATGAGTACTATTGAAGAAGTAGAAGAAAAAACGAAGACTCAACTTAAAGAAGAAAAAAGAAAAGAAAGAGAACAAAGAGAAGCTGAAAAGAAAAATAGAGTTAAACGTCAAAATATAGAAAAAGAAATAGAAGAAACTGAATCTAAAATAGAAGAAATGGATGTTCTTTTATGCCAAGAGGAAGTTTACTCTAATCCTGAAAAATCAAGAGAAGTTAGTCAACAAAAATCTAATTTAGAAGAAAAACTTGCTAACCTTTATGATGAATGGGAAACTTTAATGTAG
- the tsaD gene encoding tRNA (adenosine(37)-N6)-threonylcarbamoyltransferase complex transferase subunit TsaD — protein sequence MKDIITLAVESSCDETSVAVLKNGREVLSNIINTQVDLHKKFGGVVPEVASRKHIENIDIVLQEALEKANITLNDIDHIAVTYGPGLVGALLVGLSHAKALAFTLNKPLVGVNHIEGHVSANYIEHKDLKPPFITLIVSGGHTHLVEVKDYGEYEILGRTRDDASGEAFDKIARAMGLGYPGGPIVDRLAKEGNKKAIDFPRAYLDEGYDFSFSGLKSAVLNYLNAKKMKNEEIVVEDVCASFQEAVVEVLSQKAIKAAKEKGYNTITLAGGVACNSALRDKLSELGKQNNINIKYPSPVLCTDNAAMIGCAGYYSYINGRRDDMSLNAVPNLRIGQK from the coding sequence ATGAAAGACATAATAACATTAGCTGTAGAAAGTAGTTGTGATGAAACATCTGTTGCAGTTTTAAAAAATGGTAGAGAAGTTTTATCGAATATAATAAATACCCAAGTTGATTTACATAAGAAATTTGGAGGTGTAGTACCAGAGGTTGCATCAAGAAAACATATTGAAAATATAGATATAGTATTACAAGAGGCATTAGAAAAAGCTAATATAACACTAAATGATATAGATCATATAGCAGTAACTTATGGACCAGGTCTTGTTGGTGCATTATTAGTTGGATTATCTCATGCTAAGGCACTTGCATTTACTTTAAATAAACCATTAGTTGGAGTTAATCATATAGAGGGTCATGTAAGTGCAAACTATATAGAGCATAAGGATTTAAAGCCACCATTTATAACATTAATAGTATCTGGAGGGCACACTCACTTAGTAGAGGTAAAAGATTACGGAGAGTATGAAATATTAGGTAGAACTAGAGATGATGCATCTGGAGAAGCATTTGATAAAATAGCTAGAGCTATGGGGTTAGGATACCCTGGTGGTCCAATAGTAGATAGATTAGCTAAAGAAGGAAATAAAAAAGCAATAGATTTTCCTAGAGCATACTTAGATGAAGGATATGACTTTAGTTTTAGTGGACTAAAATCAGCAGTTTTAAATTATTTAAATGCTAAGAAAATGAAAAATGAAGAAATAGTTGTTGAAGATGTTTGTGCATCTTTCCAAGAAGCAGTTGTTGAAGTATTATCTCAAAAAGCTATAAAGGCAGCTAAAGAAAAAGGATATAATACTATAACTCTTGCAGGAGGAGTTGCATGTAACTCAGCACTTAGAGATAAACTTAGTGAATTAGGAAAACAAAATAATATAAATATAAAATATCCATCTCCAGTTTTATGTACAGATAATGCAGCTATGATAGGTTGTGCAGGATATTATAGTTATATAAATGGAAGAAGAGATGATATGAGTTTAAATGCTGTTCCAAACTTAAGGATAGGTCAGAAATAA
- a CDS encoding MATE family efflux transporter, whose protein sequence is MEGLFSLNDNNKKFYKLLISLCIPIIIQQLISTSVNIIDTVMISSLGESSVASIGVANQYFFLFNMALSGIVGG, encoded by the coding sequence GTGGAAGGATTATTCTCATTAAATGATAATAACAAAAAATTTTATAAATTACTTATTTCATTATGTATTCCTATAATAATACAACAACTTATATCTACATCAGTAAATATAATAGATACTGTTATGATAAGTAGTTTAGGTGAATCATCTGTTGCCTCTATAGGGGTTGCAAACCAATATTTCTTTTTATTTAATATGGCCTTATCTGGTATTGTAGGTGGT
- a CDS encoding ECF transporter S component, producing the protein MQQAMKKTKFLTTSTLVKISILSAIGYILMFISVPLPMLFPEFLKIDISDLTALLGGISLGPMVGVSIAFLKNLLQFITGMSTTGGVGEIANFLIGGSFVFIVSYIYSKKRNISGVIIGLISGIIVMTIVGCIANYFIILPFYSTIGFSIDAVVSMGSKINPAIHDKLTFVIWIIAPFNILKSGIMSLLTLPMYKKTEKILNRIR; encoded by the coding sequence ATGCAACAAGCTATGAAAAAAACTAAATTCTTAACAACATCAACACTAGTAAAGATATCTATATTATCAGCAATAGGATATATACTTATGTTTATATCAGTACCATTACCAATGCTATTTCCTGAGTTTTTAAAAATAGATATATCGGATTTAACAGCGTTATTAGGTGGAATATCACTAGGTCCTATGGTAGGAGTTAGTATAGCATTTCTTAAAAATTTACTTCAATTTATAACTGGAATGTCAACTACAGGAGGAGTAGGAGAAATTGCTAACTTCTTAATAGGAGGTTCATTTGTTTTTATAGTTTCATATATATATTCTAAAAAAAGAAATATATCAGGAGTTATTATAGGGCTTATAAGTGGAATCATAGTCATGACAATTGTAGGATGTATAGCAAACTATTTTATAATATTACCTTTCTATTCAACTATAGGATTTTCAATAGATGCAGTAGTATCTATGGGTTCTAAGATAAACCCAGCTATACATGATAAATTAACTTTTGTAATATGGATTATAGCACCATTTAATATATTAAAATCAGGAATAATGTCTTTATTAACATTACCAATGTATAAGAAAACAGAAAAGATTTTAAATAGAATTAGATAA
- a CDS encoding DUF362 domain-containing protein, producing the protein MAYMINDACISCGACEAECPVECISSGDDRYVIDADCCIECGACAGVCPVDAPQPE; encoded by the coding sequence ATGGCTTACATGATAAACGATGCTTGTATAAGCTGTGGTGCTTGCGAAGCTGAATGTCCAGTTGAATGTATATCTTCTGGAGATGACAGATACGTTATAGACGCAGATTGTTGTATAGAATGTGGTGCTTGTGCAGGAGTATGTCCTGTTGACGCTCCTCAACCAGAATAA
- a CDS encoding CapA family protein: protein MAKKYNKKKLILLGIILAIILILLLKSILENSKKYNDESISNNEKIETEIDKPVEKKSITISFAGDVTMGNYKGSSYYGTFDNEFQNREGNFDYFFENVKDIFINDDLSVVNLEGPLTTAQNAKVKKFAFKGDPSYVNILKSGNIEAVSIANNHSEDYFEQGIEDTKFILGENDIKYFGLGEKSIIDTNGIKIGLLGYNGWTENYTEENLNNMKSDIEVLKKEADMVAVYFHWGVERAYTPNQVQKDFAHNAIDYGSDLVIGAHPHVLQGIEEYNGKYIAYSLGNFCFGGNKNPSDKDSMIYQQTFNFENNELVGIEVPNIIPCSISSTKSRNDYKPTVLQGSESERVLNKIKSISESLNK, encoded by the coding sequence ATGGCAAAAAAATATAATAAGAAAAAGCTTATTTTATTAGGAATTATTTTAGCAATTATATTAATTTTATTATTAAAATCAATATTAGAAAATTCTAAAAAGTATAATGATGAATCGATATCTAATAACGAAAAAATAGAAACAGAAATTGATAAACCTGTAGAGAAGAAAAGTATAACTATAAGTTTTGCAGGTGATGTAACAATGGGAAATTATAAAGGATCTTCTTATTATGGAACCTTTGACAATGAGTTTCAAAATAGAGAAGGTAACTTTGATTACTTTTTTGAAAATGTAAAAGATATTTTTATTAATGATGATTTAAGTGTTGTTAACTTAGAAGGACCACTGACAACTGCTCAAAATGCTAAGGTGAAAAAATTTGCATTTAAAGGTGATCCATCTTATGTGAATATATTAAAAAGTGGAAATATAGAAGCAGTAAGTATTGCTAATAATCACTCTGAAGATTATTTTGAGCAAGGAATAGAAGATACAAAATTTATATTAGGAGAAAATGATATAAAATATTTTGGTCTAGGGGAGAAATCTATAATTGATACAAATGGTATAAAGATTGGATTATTAGGATACAATGGCTGGACGGAAAACTATACTGAAGAAAATTTAAACAATATGAAAAGCGATATAGAAGTATTAAAGAAAGAAGCTGATATGGTAGCAGTATACTTCCACTGGGGAGTAGAAAGAGCATACACACCAAATCAAGTACAGAAAGATTTTGCACATAATGCTATTGATTATGGAAGTGATTTAGTTATAGGAGCACATCCACATGTACTACAAGGAATCGAAGAATACAATGGAAAGTACATAGCTTATAGTTTAGGGAATTTCTGTTTTGGTGGAAATAAAAATCCAAGTGATAAAGACTCTATGATATATCAACAGACATTTAATTTTGAAAATAATGAATTAGTAGGAATTGAAGTTCCAAACATAATACCTTGTTCTATATCTTCAACAAAATCTAGAAATGATTATAAACCAACAGTTTTACAAGGGTCAGAATCAGAACGAGTTTTAAATAAAATAAAAAGTATAAGTGAAAGTTTAAATAAGTAA
- a CDS encoding C40 family peptidase: protein MLNLAYSKMGCPYVWGAEGPNSFDCSGFTSYVFRNAVGVGLPRTSSAQSGYGKTVSKSNLQAGDLVFFNTSGKGVSHVGIYVGGGNMIHSPSSGKTVSVTSINSSYYSSRFVTAKRVL from the coding sequence GTGTTAAATTTAGCTTACTCTAAAATGGGATGCCCATATGTTTGGGGTGCTGAAGGACCAAATTCATTTGACTGTTCTGGATTTACATCATATGTATTTAGAAATGCAGTTGGTGTAGGTTTACCAAGAACATCTAGTGCACAATCAGGATACGGAAAAACTGTAAGTAAGTCAAACTTACAAGCAGGAGATTTAGTATTCTTTAATACTAGTGGTAAAGGAGTTAGCCACGTTGGTATATACGTAGGTGGAGGAAATATGATACATTCACCTTCATCAGGAAAAACAGTTAGTGTAACAAGTATAAACTCATCTTATTATAGTTCAAGATTTGTTACAGCTAAGAGAGTTTTATAA
- a CDS encoding redox-sensing transcriptional repressor Rex, producing MAEKNISMAVIRRLPKYHRYLSDLLDKDVQRISSKELSDIIGFTASQIRQDLNNFGGFGQQGYGYNVEALHREIGNILGLNKVYNAVLIGAGNLGQAIANYSGFRKAGFRIKALFDANPRMIGLKIRDFEVLDSEDIETFVEENNIDIAILCIPRNGAQDVVDRLVNAGIKGIWNFASIDLEVPNGVIVENVNLTESLFTLSYLMKENE from the coding sequence ATGGCAGAGAAAAACATATCAATGGCAGTAATAAGAAGATTACCTAAATATCATAGATACTTAAGTGATTTATTAGATAAAGATGTTCAAAGAATATCTTCTAAAGAATTAAGTGATATTATAGGGTTTACAGCATCTCAAATTAGACAAGATTTAAATAACTTTGGAGGGTTTGGACAACAAGGATATGGATATAATGTAGAAGCTCTACATAGAGAAATTGGAAATATATTAGGTTTAAATAAAGTATACAATGCAGTTCTTATAGGAGCGGGTAACCTTGGTCAAGCTATAGCTAATTATTCAGGATTTAGAAAAGCTGGTTTTAGAATAAAAGCATTATTTGATGCTAACCCTAGAATGATCGGACTTAAAATAAGAGATTTTGAAGTACTAGATTCAGAAGATATAGAAACTTTTGTCGAAGAAAATAATATTGATATAGCAATATTATGTATACCTAGAAATGGTGCACAAGATGTTGTAGATAGATTAGTAAATGCAGGAATAAAGGGAATTTGGAACTTTGCATCGATAGATTTAGAAGTACCTAACGGTGTTATAGTTGAAAATGTAAATCTGACAGAGAGTTTATTTACATTATCGTATTTAATGAAAGAAAATGAATAA
- a CDS encoding MATE family efflux transporter, which yields KDIKSIHKIISIMYRICLAITVIFVAIALFMPKQFIGIFTTDARVIEVGVKYLRIVSIGYVFYAITNCTITVLRSVQTVKISMVVYSISLVVNIFFNWIFIFGNLGASPLGVQGAAIGTVIARITEFIIXVEYVYVIKKDYVLKFTLKDLKNIDIPFVKSFISKSLPVFINDTTWAIGTVLYSVAYSKAGTSAIAASQIATSTGNFFIITSVCIAIGASIMLGNELGADNLDTSISYAKKFSALVTIVGLVFGILLILNIPLLLKMFSVPEYLSSDMRKIFFIMGGMLALRAFNTLIVIGILRSGGDTKYSLFLELGCMWLASLPLTFFAAIKGAPIYILVLLSYSEEIVKFIFGVPRALSKKWATNLVKEIN from the coding sequence AAAGATATAAAGTCCATACACAAAATAATTTCAATAATGTATAGAATATGTTTAGCTATAACAGTGATTTTTGTTGCCATAGCACTATTTATGCCAAAGCAGTTTATAGGTATATTTACAACAGATGCACGAGTTATTGAAGTAGGTGTAAAATACTTAAGAATAGTATCAATAGGTTATGTATTTTACGCTATAACAAACTGTACAATAACAGTTCTTAGATCTGTACAAACAGTTAAAATATCTATGGTAGTATATAGTATATCATTAGTTGTAAATATATTTTTCAACTGGATATTTATCTTTGGAAACTTAGGAGCAAGTCCATTAGGTGTTCAAGGTGCAGCAATAGGAACTGTAATAGCTAGAATAACAGAATTTATTATARTAGTCGAATATGTATACGTTATAAAAAAAGATTATGTTTTAAAGTTTACTTTAAAAGATTTAAAAAATATAGATATACCTTTTGTTAAAAGCTTTATATCTAAAAGTTTACCTGTTTTTATTAACGATACTACTTGGGCAATTGGAACAGTTTTATATTCAGTTGCATATTCAAAAGCTGGTACCTCAGCCATAGCAGCTAGTCAAATAGCTACTAGTACAGGTAACTTTTTTATAATAACATCTGTATGTATTGCCATTGGTGCCTCTATTATGCTTGGTAATGAACTTGGTGCAGATAACTTAGATACATCAATAAGTTATGCTAAAAAATTCTCTGCATTGGTAACTATTGTCGGTTTAGTTTTTGGAATTTTATTAATATTAAATATTCCACTATTACTAAAAATGTTTAGTGTGCCTGAATATTTATCATCTGATATGAGAAAAATATTTTTTATAATGGGTGGAATGCTTGCTTTAAGAGCATTTAATACACTTATAGTTATAGGAATTTTAAGAAGTGGCGGAGATACAAAATACTCTTTATTTTTAGAGTTAGGATGTATGTGGTTAGCATCTCTTCCTCTTACATTCTTTGCTGCAATTAAAGGTGCTCCTATATACATTTTAGTACTTCTTAGTTACTCTGAAGAAATAGTTAAATTTATATTTGGTGTACCTAGAGCCTTATCTAAAAAGTGGGCTACTAACTTAGTTAAAGAAATAAATTAA
- the tsaE gene encoding tRNA (adenosine(37)-N6)-threonylcarbamoyltransferase complex ATPase subunit type 1 TsaE gives MVKIYLEDEKKTQEIGYKLGKLLTPGSVICLIGDLGAGKTTMTQSLAKSLEVDDYITSPTFTIVNEYEGKMPLYHFDVYRIGSSDEMYDIGYEDYINGEGVCIIEWANLIEDILPDEYLYIELRYKDMSREMILNPIGKKYEKIVEELTK, from the coding sequence ATGGTTAAAATATATTTAGAAGATGAGAAAAAAACTCAAGAAATTGGATATAAATTAGGAAAGTTACTTACACCAGGTAGTGTAATATGTTTGATAGGAGACTTAGGTGCAGGAAAAACTACAATGACTCAAAGTCTTGCGAAGTCTTTAGAGGTAGATGATTATATAACAAGCCCTACTTTTACTATAGTTAATGAATACGAAGGAAAAATGCCTTTATATCATTTTGATGTATATAGAATAGGTAGTAGTGATGAAATGTATGATATAGGATATGAAGATTATATAAATGGAGAAGGAGTATGTATTATAGAATGGGCAAACTTAATAGAAGATATACTTCCTGATGAATATTTATATATAGAATTAAGATATAAAGATATGTCTAGAGAAATGATATTAAATCCAATAGGAAAGAAATACGAAAAAATAGTTGAGGAGCTGACAAAATAA
- a CDS encoding SH3 domain-containing protein: MKRKILVPVFASLMAFSMNAVDAHADEVENNKENEKKSDKALDLGEYQQSTYKTAVIKDGVAVKVRADGEVQHVAYTGDEFKVVGTQGEWIKVALEDREGWLPARYVDITESTGYITGEKVNFRKEANTDSEIIEELEIGSKVKVLETNENWLKVKKGEEEGYIRALYVSEEAPVIEVEETVVSTQASITQNNATQSSSSSNSSTNLHQVLIVQQIVEVDKLLIKNHHNKVIVHTIHQHQVHLEYSLC, from the coding sequence ATGAAGAGAAAAATATTAGTACCAGTATTTGCATCATTAATGGCATTTTCAATGAATGCAGTTGATGCTCATGCAGATGAAGTAGAAAATAACAAGGAAAATGAAAAAAAATCAGATAAAGCCTTAGATTTAGGTGAATACCAACAATCTACATATAAAACAGCAGTTATTAAAGATGGAGTTGCTGTAAAAGTAAGAGCAGATGGAGAAGTTCAACATGTTGCTTACACAGGTGATGAATTCAAAGTTGTAGGAACTCAAGGTGAGTGGATTAAAGTTGCTTTAGAAGATAGAGAAGGATGGTTACCTGCTAGATATGTAGATATAACAGAATCAACAGGGTATATTACAGGTGAAAAGGTAAACTTCAGAAAAGAAGCAAATACTGATTCTGAAATAATAGAAGAATTAGAAATAGGTTCTAAAGTAAAAGTATTAGAAACTAATGAAAATTGGTTAAAAGTTAAAAAAGGTGAAGAAGAAGGATATATAAGAGCATTATATGTATCTGAAGAAGCACCAGTTATAGAAGTAGAAGAGACAGTAGTTAGTACTCAAGCTTCTATAACTCAAAATAACGCAACTCAATCTTCATCAAGTTCTAATAGTTCAACAAATCTTCATCAAGTTCTAATAGTTCAACAAATAGTGGAAGTGGACAAGTTACTAATAAAAAACCATCACAACAAAGTAATAGTTCATACAATCCACCAGCATCAAGTACATCTAGAGTACAGTCTGTGTTAA
- the tsaB gene encoding tRNA (adenosine(37)-N6)-threonylcarbamoyltransferase complex dimerization subunit type 1 TsaB, with protein MKVLGIDTSSLATSIAVIEDNKLICEYTVNTKKTHSQKLMPMIENMLNMSDININEMDMIAVCEGPGSFTGLRISMATAKAIAHANKLPVVGVNSVELLAGNMNLCDKKICSILDAQRTQVYMGQYKFENNQLVELKGVDVVEIDELIEELKNTNEEWIIVGEAVYKYEDKLKDVSNINIPAPSHNVSKASSLCSIAINKYKNNIDVYDCYSINPLYIRKSQAEVQYDEKMKRLNDGK; from the coding sequence ATGAAGGTTTTAGGGATAGATACATCTTCACTAGCTACAAGTATAGCTGTCATAGAAGATAATAAATTAATATGTGAATATACTGTAAATACTAAAAAAACACATTCTCAAAAGCTTATGCCTATGATAGAGAATATGTTAAATATGAGTGATATAAATATAAATGAAATGGATATGATAGCTGTATGTGAGGGTCCAGGGTCGTTTACTGGATTAAGAATTTCAATGGCAACTGCAAAAGCTATAGCACATGCAAATAAATTACCTGTAGTAGGTGTTAACTCAGTAGAATTATTAGCTGGTAATATGAATTTATGTGATAAGAAAATATGCTCTATATTAGACGCACAAAGAACTCAAGTTTATATGGGACAATATAAATTTGAAAATAATCAACTAGTTGAATTAAAAGGTGTAGATGTAGTTGAAATAGATGAACTTATAGAAGAATTAAAAAATACTAATGAAGAATGGATTATAGTTGGTGAAGCTGTATATAAATATGAAGATAAACTTAAAGATGTAAGTAATATAAACATACCAGCTCCTTCTCATAATGTAAGTAAGGCTAGTAGTTTATGTTCAATTGCAATTAATAAATATAAAAATAATATAGATGTTTATGATTGCTACAGTATAAATCCATTATATATAAGAAAATCTCAAGCCGAAGTTCAATATGATGAAAAAATGAAGAGGTTAAATGATGGAAAATAA